From one Candidatus Chlorobium masyuteum genomic stretch:
- a CDS encoding ExbD/TolR family protein, with amino-acid sequence MGVVDSPNGRRGPGKKKRHSKRIGFHLDMTPMVDVAFLLLTFFMLTTTFSKSNTMEINLPPEMTEVKVAENNVMTLRIADDAMAYCSLGNEAPRRIPLYDTQDSHRHVLSTPLRQLIRQQAKANEKTVIVVKISDKARYKQLVDIIDELNLMKIDRFSLDDFTEQDALEIKRAV; translated from the coding sequence ATGGGTGTTGTTGATTCTCCAAATGGCCGCCGGGGTCCCGGTAAAAAGAAACGGCATTCAAAAAGAATAGGGTTTCATCTCGATATGACCCCGATGGTGGACGTGGCATTTCTGCTGTTGACCTTTTTCATGCTGACAACGACCTTTTCGAAATCAAATACGATGGAGATCAACCTTCCTCCGGAAATGACCGAAGTGAAGGTTGCCGAAAATAATGTCATGACACTCAGAATTGCTGATGACGCTATGGCATACTGTTCTCTGGGCAATGAGGCACCCCGGCGTATTCCCCTTTACGATACCCAGGACAGCCATCGGCATGTACTGAGCACGCCGTTGCGTCAACTGATCAGGCAGCAGGCGAAAGCCAACGAGAAGACGGTCATTGTCGTTAAAATCAGCGACAAAGCCAGGTACAAGCAGCTTGTTGATATTATCGATGAGCTGAACCTTATGAAAATAGACCGGTTCAGTCTTGATGACTTTACCGAGCAGGATGCGCTGGAAATTAAAAGAGCTGTTTAA
- a CDS encoding ExbD/TolR family protein — protein MSRIKAKRVGFRLDMTPMVDVAFLLLTFFMLTTKFRPPEVVRIDLPSSHSDLKLPESDVLTVTVSGDNTFFMGVSSQQSREKIFNSVVKQKLIAAKFSSAAVQDSLKHFKLADSFPVERDELDRFVVMARFADQKLRPVVRADSDASFDAVNHVIKVYKKANLLTFNLVTVFEKEGR, from the coding sequence ATGTCGAGAATCAAGGCTAAACGGGTTGGTTTTCGACTTGATATGACGCCGATGGTGGATGTTGCGTTTCTCCTCCTGACGTTTTTTATGCTGACAACCAAATTCCGTCCTCCGGAAGTTGTCCGGATTGACCTCCCCTCTTCTCATTCGGACCTGAAGCTTCCCGAGTCGGATGTGCTGACGGTGACCGTGAGCGGAGATAATACATTTTTTATGGGGGTCTCATCCCAGCAGTCGAGGGAGAAAATTTTTAACTCCGTTGTGAAGCAGAAGCTGATAGCTGCAAAGTTTTCATCAGCGGCTGTACAGGATTCACTGAAACACTTCAAACTTGCCGACAGCTTTCCTGTCGAGCGCGATGAGCTTGACCGGTTTGTGGTTATGGCTCGATTTGCCGACCAGAAACTTCGACCGGTTGTCCGGGCGGATTCAGATGCGAGTTTTGATGCGGTAAACCATGTGATCAAGGTTTATAAAAAGGCAAATCTTCTCACCTTCAATCTGGTTACGGTATTTGAAAAGGAGGGTCGCTGA
- a CDS encoding MotA/TolQ/ExbB proton channel family protein, with protein MKQGLFTGLLIVVTYLVSLGFYVWMGTNPPESMFHAVWKGGPVVSVLMALILMVIAYVVERIIALNKASGKGNIPEFVHLLKQDIDNGDIDQAILKCDDHQSSLAAVLRSVLERYKKLAQFNVTDREKKISEMEKAVEEATIMEMPLLEKNLVAISTIASISTMVGLLGTTLGMIRAFAAMATSGAPDAVQLSLGISEALFNTALGICGGIMGIVAYNIFTSRVDRFNYTIDEAAFYIIHTLGTGKSDN; from the coding sequence ATGAAACAGGGTTTATTTACGGGTTTACTCATTGTCGTAACCTACTTGGTTTCTTTAGGGTTTTATGTCTGGATGGGCACGAACCCTCCTGAGTCGATGTTTCATGCCGTATGGAAGGGCGGACCGGTTGTGTCGGTGCTTATGGCGCTGATTCTTATGGTTATTGCCTACGTTGTAGAACGGATCATTGCCCTCAACAAGGCTTCCGGAAAAGGCAATATTCCCGAGTTTGTGCATCTGCTTAAACAGGATATTGACAACGGGGATATTGATCAGGCAATTCTGAAATGTGATGATCATCAAAGCTCACTGGCGGCTGTGCTTCGTTCAGTGCTTGAGCGCTATAAAAAACTCGCCCAGTTCAATGTGACTGATCGTGAGAAAAAGATCAGCGAGATGGAGAAGGCGGTGGAGGAGGCTACGATTATGGAGATGCCGCTTCTGGAGAAAAATCTTGTCGCGATCTCCACGATTGCATCGATTTCCACCATGGTCGGACTTCTTGGAACAACGCTTGGCATGATTCGCGCTTTTGCCGCCATGGCTACAAGCGGAGCTCCTGACGCGGTCCAGCTCTCTCTTGGTATCTCCGAGGCACTCTTCAATACCGCGCTTGGTATTTGTGGCGGTATCATGGGTATTGTTGCCTACAATATCTTTACCAGCAGGGTGGATCGTTTCAACTATACGATTGATGAAGCGGCCTTTTATATCATTCATACTCTCGGAACCGGAAAATCGGATAACTGA
- the dnaG gene encoding DNA primase: MIPHTAIDDVRQAADIVDIISDYLTLQPSGRNYKALSPFTREKTPSFVVSPEKQIYKCFSTGKGGNVFSFIMEMEKVSFPEAVELVAKRAGVDISRFTEKKERETPGEESRTETLRWAAKFFHQTLQGSEGKTASAYLGTERGLSEKTIRSFGLGYAPESWEHLFNAAKRSAIPQEHLVDLGLITHNKQRNSWYDTFRNRVIFPVFSVGGQVVGFGGRTLGNDPHAPKYLNSPESALFEKSKLLYGLHAAKNEIRRMESAILVEGYMDVLALHQAGITNAVASCGTSLTRYQAKILQRYTRRVLFIYDADPAGLKSMITGIETLLAEGITPFVVMLPSGDDPDSFIRREGREKFLQFTEAEKLQFLEFQIRFFSESGDFEQPEEKSRSIRSMVHTIALIPDRIQQELYLQELAEKLSISHSALLELLGKQLEAEGKKSVSQERRTEVNVPKRVNKELSVLEKTFLKALLESTGYGNAVLEFAASHEEMLELSHPAAQQIFTHMIRRYHEISGNPEERIDIASEISQFSTPESRDLASGLMMDQPVSNKWHEQTDIHAERAKQCLEMFIDAFTNLILDPLLRQKTKITEKILHEIDTDKEIALQEEHKALTTKISKTTKDLKATKKNILENL, from the coding sequence ATGATCCCTCATACAGCCATTGATGATGTCCGTCAGGCTGCAGACATTGTCGATATTATCTCCGATTACCTTACCCTTCAGCCTTCGGGACGAAACTACAAGGCCCTCTCCCCTTTTACCAGGGAGAAAACTCCCTCATTTGTGGTTTCACCCGAAAAACAGATCTACAAGTGTTTTTCAACCGGCAAGGGCGGCAATGTCTTCTCCTTCATCATGGAGATGGAAAAAGTCTCATTTCCCGAAGCGGTCGAACTGGTTGCCAAGCGAGCCGGAGTGGATATCAGCCGATTTACCGAAAAGAAAGAGCGTGAAACGCCGGGAGAAGAGAGCCGGACTGAAACTCTCCGCTGGGCGGCAAAGTTTTTTCACCAGACGCTTCAGGGCAGCGAAGGAAAAACCGCCTCTGCCTATCTCGGAACAGAGAGAGGGCTATCGGAAAAAACCATCCGGAGCTTCGGCCTGGGTTATGCGCCTGAATCCTGGGAGCATCTCTTCAACGCAGCCAAACGTTCGGCAATTCCCCAGGAGCACCTGGTTGATCTCGGACTCATAACCCACAACAAGCAGAGAAACTCATGGTATGACACCTTCCGTAACCGGGTGATCTTTCCGGTCTTTTCGGTTGGAGGGCAGGTTGTCGGTTTCGGAGGACGCACGCTCGGCAATGATCCGCATGCGCCAAAATACCTGAACTCTCCGGAGAGTGCGCTGTTTGAAAAGTCAAAACTGCTCTATGGTCTTCACGCCGCCAAAAACGAGATCCGCCGGATGGAGAGTGCCATCCTTGTTGAAGGCTACATGGATGTCCTTGCCCTTCACCAGGCCGGTATAACCAATGCTGTCGCTTCATGTGGCACCTCACTGACACGCTATCAGGCAAAAATCCTGCAACGCTACACCCGGCGGGTACTCTTTATCTATGATGCTGATCCTGCAGGCCTGAAGTCAATGATAACGGGTATCGAAACCCTTCTTGCAGAGGGTATCACTCCTTTTGTTGTCATGCTTCCTTCGGGAGACGATCCCGACAGCTTTATTCGCCGGGAAGGGCGGGAAAAGTTCCTGCAATTTACTGAAGCGGAAAAACTGCAATTTCTGGAGTTTCAAATCCGTTTTTTCTCGGAATCCGGCGATTTCGAACAACCGGAGGAAAAATCAAGGTCCATACGCTCAATGGTGCATACGATAGCGCTGATTCCAGACCGTATACAGCAGGAGCTCTACCTTCAGGAGTTAGCAGAAAAACTCTCCATCAGTCACTCGGCACTCCTTGAACTGCTCGGAAAGCAACTCGAAGCGGAAGGAAAAAAAAGCGTTTCACAAGAACGGCGAACAGAGGTAAACGTACCGAAAAGGGTGAATAAAGAGCTCTCCGTGCTTGAAAAAACTTTTTTAAAAGCATTGCTTGAAAGCACCGGCTATGGCAATGCGGTTCTGGAATTTGCCGCTTCTCATGAAGAGATGCTTGAGCTTTCACATCCGGCAGCGCAGCAGATCTTCACCCATATGATCCGCCGCTACCACGAGATCTCAGGGAATCCGGAAGAGCGGATCGATATCGCATCCGAGATCAGTCAGTTCAGCACTCCCGAGTCCAGAGATCTTGCTTCCGGACTGATGATGGACCAGCCGGTCAGCAATAAATGGCACGAACAGACCGACATACATGCCGAACGCGCAAAACAGTGCCTGGAGATGTTCATTGATGCGTTCACAAACCTTATTCTTGATCCTCTGCTCCGCCAGAAAACCAAAATAACGGAAAAAATTCTGCATGAAATCGACACAGATAAAGAGATTGCTCTTCAGGAAGAACATAAGGCTCTGACTACTAAAATCAGTAAAACCACTAAAGATTTAAAAGCAACAAAAAAGAATATTCTCGAAAACCTCTGA
- the glyA gene encoding serine hydroxymethyltransferase yields the protein MDTDILQLQDREVFEAIANETTRQTETLELIASENFTSRAVMQACGSVMTNKYAEGYPGKRYYGGCEFVDVAENLARDRAKKLFKCDYVNVQPHSGSSANMAVLFSVLKPGDTIMGLDLSHGGHLTHGSSVNFSGQMYDAHSYGVNRESGCIDMNKVEELALKVRPRLIIAGASAYSQGFDLKAFRAIADKVGAFLMADIAHPAGLIAAGLLGDPMPHCHFVTTTTHKTLRGPRGGMIMMGSDFENPMGITIKTKTGSRVKMMSEVMDAEVMPGIQGGPLMHVIAGKAVAFGEALKPEFREYAIQVRKNAAAMADKFTSLGYNIVSGGTKNHLMLLDLRNKNVTGKVAENLLHDAGITVNKNMVPFDDKSPFVTSGIRIGTPAMTTRGMVEADSIAVAELIDRVITAAEKPDVAKVCQGVREEIKALCLRNPLVGYV from the coding sequence ATGGATACCGACATTCTTCAACTGCAGGATAGAGAGGTCTTTGAGGCTATAGCCAATGAGACGACCCGGCAGACTGAAACACTTGAACTCATTGCTTCGGAGAATTTTACCAGCCGTGCCGTCATGCAGGCATGCGGCTCGGTGATGACCAATAAATATGCCGAGGGCTATCCCGGCAAGCGCTACTATGGCGGGTGCGAATTTGTTGATGTTGCCGAGAATCTTGCCCGCGATCGGGCTAAAAAGCTTTTTAAATGCGACTATGTCAATGTACAGCCGCACTCCGGTTCAAGCGCCAACATGGCGGTTCTTTTTTCAGTGCTGAAGCCCGGCGACACCATCATGGGGCTCGACCTCTCGCATGGCGGTCACTTGACACACGGCAGCTCGGTCAACTTTTCCGGCCAGATGTATGATGCGCACTCCTATGGTGTGAATCGCGAGAGCGGTTGTATTGATATGAACAAGGTTGAGGAGCTTGCCCTCAAGGTCCGTCCCCGACTGATTATTGCCGGAGCAAGCGCCTATTCGCAGGGATTTGATCTGAAGGCATTCAGAGCGATTGCCGACAAGGTCGGCGCCTTTTTGATGGCCGATATCGCTCATCCTGCAGGACTCATTGCCGCAGGTCTTCTGGGCGATCCCATGCCGCACTGTCATTTTGTGACCACCACGACGCATAAAACCCTTCGCGGACCCAGAGGCGGTATGATCATGATGGGGAGTGACTTTGAGAATCCCATGGGAATTACCATCAAAACCAAAACCGGCTCGCGCGTGAAAATGATGTCCGAAGTGATGGATGCAGAGGTTATGCCCGGTATCCAGGGCGGACCGCTTATGCATGTCATTGCAGGCAAGGCTGTGGCTTTCGGTGAGGCACTGAAGCCGGAGTTCAGGGAGTATGCCATTCAGGTCAGAAAGAATGCTGCTGCGATGGCGGACAAGTTCACATCACTCGGTTATAATATTGTCAGCGGCGGTACCAAAAACCACCTCATGCTGCTTGATTTGCGCAACAAGAACGTTACCGGCAAGGTTGCCGAGAACCTGCTGCACGATGCCGGTATTACGGTCAACAAGAACATGGTTCCTTTTGATGACAAGTCACCCTTTGTCACCAGCGGCATCCGTATCGGTACACCGGCCATGACGACCAGAGGTATGGTTGAAGCGGACAGTATCGCTGTCGCTGAACTGATTGACCGGGTTATTACTGCGGCTGAAAAGCCTGATGTGGCGAAGGTTTGTCAGGGTGTCAGAGAGGAGATCAAGGCACTCTGCCTTCGCAACCCGCTTGTCGGGTATGTGTAA
- a CDS encoding bifunctional 3,4-dihydroxy-2-butanone-4-phosphate synthase/GTP cyclohydrolase II: protein MDKSNFDSIEAALEDIRQGKLVIVIDDEDREDEGDFIAAADLVTTEMVNFITREARGLLCVAITMARAKELQLDPMVQRNTSQHETNFTVSVDAIAEGVTTGISVFDRATTIKMLGDPSSSADDFSRPGHIFPLRAMDGGVLRRVGHTEAAVDLARLAGCSPVGLLCEILHEDGSMARLPELIKLKKKFGLKLITIKELVAYQMQRNKLVNRAVESRLPTAYGEFRLIAYETFADQQNHMAIVKGDITSDEPVLVRVHSQCATGDTFASLRCDCGNQLASALSKIEKEGRGVLIYLMQEGRGIGLINKLKAYNLQDEGFDTVEANEKLGFKADLRDYGIGAQILKDLGVRKMKLMTNNPKKVVGLEGYGLEIVERIPLEIAPNPMNQSYLDTKRDKLGHMIGCSCGSEGRTNR, encoded by the coding sequence ATGGATAAGTCGAATTTTGACTCAATTGAAGCTGCTCTTGAGGATATCCGCCAGGGCAAACTGGTGATTGTTATTGATGACGAGGATCGTGAGGATGAAGGCGATTTTATTGCTGCGGCTGATCTGGTGACCACCGAGATGGTCAATTTTATCACCAGAGAGGCGCGGGGCCTGCTTTGCGTGGCCATAACCATGGCGAGGGCAAAGGAGCTGCAGCTTGATCCGATGGTTCAGAGAAATACCTCCCAGCACGAAACCAATTTTACCGTCTCTGTCGATGCCATTGCCGAAGGTGTGACGACCGGTATTTCGGTTTTTGACCGGGCAACAACGATCAAAATGCTTGGAGATCCATCCTCGAGCGCCGATGATTTTTCCCGTCCCGGCCATATTTTCCCTCTCCGGGCCATGGATGGAGGAGTGCTTCGCCGGGTAGGTCATACCGAGGCCGCCGTTGATCTTGCCCGTCTTGCCGGGTGCAGCCCTGTCGGTCTGCTCTGTGAAATCCTGCATGAAGACGGCAGCATGGCGCGGCTTCCCGAGCTGATCAAGCTGAAGAAAAAATTCGGACTGAAACTTATTACCATCAAGGAGCTTGTTGCCTATCAGATGCAGCGCAACAAGCTGGTGAACCGGGCGGTTGAATCAAGACTTCCGACGGCATACGGCGAGTTCAGGTTGATCGCCTATGAAACGTTTGCCGACCAGCAGAACCATATGGCGATTGTGAAAGGGGATATCACCAGTGACGAACCGGTGCTGGTCAGGGTTCATTCGCAGTGCGCTACCGGTGATACCTTTGCCTCTCTTCGCTGCGACTGCGGCAACCAGCTTGCATCAGCCCTTTCCAAGATTGAAAAAGAGGGACGCGGTGTACTGATCTATCTGATGCAGGAGGGTCGGGGTATCGGTCTTATCAATAAGCTCAAAGCCTATAATCTTCAGGATGAGGGGTTTGATACGGTCGAAGCCAATGAGAAGCTCGGTTTCAAGGCTGACCTGCGTGACTATGGTATCGGAGCCCAGATTCTGAAGGATCTTGGGGTCAGGAAAATGAAGCTCATGACCAACAATCCCAAAAAAGTGGTTGGTCTTGAAGGGTACGGCCTGGAAATTGTCGAACGTATTCCGCTTGAAATCGCTCCGAATCCCATGAATCAGAGCTATCTGGATACCAAGCGTGACAAGCTCGGTCATATGATCGGATGTTCATGCGGCTCCGAGGGGCGTACGAACCGCTGA
- the carB gene encoding carbamoyl-phosphate synthase large subunit: MTTQASDLPQEVTDLSRKFPKEQLLKAKQHGFSDFQLANIFNSSEPAIRALRKHYRVESVFKTVDTCAAEFDAKTPYHYSTYEEENESISSDRKKVIILGGGPNRIGQGIEFDYCCVQAVFALREAGYETIMVNCNPETVSTDYDIADKLYFEPLTFEDTIRIIEHEKPLGVIVSFGGQTPLKLSTKLHEAGVTILGTSSKGIDLAEDRKKFGALLEELEIPHPEYGTAISFEEAKEITRRIGYPALVRPSYVLGGRAMKIVYNDDSLKEYIDQALFITEKYPLLIDRFLETAVEFDIDAIADSSDCVISGIMQHVEAAGIHSGDSTSILPYHNISPKAIETMKGYTRTLAKNLKVVGLMNIQYAVQNESVYVIEVNPRASRTVPFVGKATAIPVVKIATRVMLGEKLSDLRKEYDLKDCDELGMTHISIKEPVFPFSKFAKSGVYLGPEMRSTGEAMSLADNFPEAFAKAYQAANMHLPLSGAVFISVNDQDKNQRIIAIAKALYRMDFDLVATAGTYSFLRENGIECKKVFKVGEEGRPNIFDIIKHGKINFVINTPRGEKALHDEEAIGAASVLNNVPFVTTIEAAEASVQAIDCIRHQEFGVKSLQEYAAYRNK, translated from the coding sequence ATGACCACTCAAGCTTCCGACCTGCCGCAGGAGGTTACTGACCTTTCCCGGAAATTCCCGAAAGAGCAGCTTCTGAAAGCAAAACAGCACGGCTTTTCCGATTTTCAACTTGCCAATATCTTCAACAGTTCCGAACCCGCAATCCGGGCTCTCAGAAAACATTACCGTGTTGAATCCGTCTTCAAAACCGTCGATACCTGCGCGGCTGAATTCGATGCAAAAACACCCTACCACTACTCAACTTACGAGGAGGAAAACGAATCAATCTCCTCTGACAGGAAGAAAGTCATAATCCTCGGAGGCGGCCCCAACCGGATCGGCCAGGGTATCGAGTTTGACTACTGTTGTGTCCAGGCTGTTTTTGCTCTCAGGGAGGCCGGTTATGAGACCATCATGGTGAACTGTAACCCTGAAACCGTTTCGACAGACTACGATATTGCCGATAAACTCTACTTTGAGCCGCTCACCTTTGAAGATACCATCCGTATCATAGAGCATGAAAAGCCGCTCGGCGTTATTGTCAGCTTTGGCGGCCAGACACCCCTCAAACTCTCGACCAAGCTGCATGAAGCCGGCGTCACCATTCTCGGAACCTCTTCAAAAGGGATAGACCTTGCTGAAGACCGTAAAAAATTCGGAGCGCTTCTCGAAGAGCTTGAGATTCCCCATCCCGAATACGGCACAGCCATCAGCTTTGAGGAGGCAAAGGAGATTACCCGCAGAATAGGCTACCCTGCACTGGTTCGCCCGAGTTACGTTCTCGGCGGACGGGCAATGAAGATTGTCTACAATGACGACTCGCTCAAGGAGTATATCGATCAGGCGCTCTTCATTACCGAAAAATATCCGCTCCTGATCGACCGTTTTCTGGAAACAGCGGTTGAGTTCGACATAGATGCCATTGCCGACAGCTCGGACTGCGTCATCAGCGGTATCATGCAGCATGTTGAAGCAGCAGGCATACACAGCGGTGACTCCACCTCAATTCTGCCCTATCACAACATCAGTCCGAAGGCCATAGAGACCATGAAGGGATATACGCGCACCCTTGCAAAAAACCTCAAGGTTGTGGGACTGATGAACATACAGTATGCCGTTCAGAATGAGAGTGTCTATGTCATTGAGGTGAATCCGAGAGCAAGCCGTACGGTTCCTTTTGTCGGCAAGGCTACAGCAATTCCGGTTGTAAAAATTGCAACACGTGTTATGCTCGGAGAAAAGCTCAGCGATCTGCGCAAGGAGTATGACCTGAAAGATTGCGATGAACTCGGTATGACCCACATTTCGATCAAGGAACCGGTTTTTCCTTTCTCAAAGTTTGCAAAATCAGGGGTTTATCTCGGCCCTGAAATGCGTTCAACCGGTGAAGCCATGAGCCTTGCCGACAACTTCCCTGAAGCCTTTGCAAAGGCCTATCAGGCGGCAAACATGCACCTGCCCCTCTCCGGAGCAGTCTTCATCAGCGTCAATGACCAGGATAAAAACCAGAGGATCATCGCTATTGCCAAAGCGCTCTACCGCATGGATTTCGATCTTGTTGCCACTGCCGGAACCTACAGCTTCCTGAGAGAGAACGGCATTGAGTGCAAAAAGGTGTTCAAGGTGGGAGAAGAGGGACGACCGAACATCTTCGACATTATCAAGCACGGCAAGATCAACTTTGTCATCAACACACCGAGAGGCGAAAAAGCCCTGCATGATGAGGAGGCTATCGGCGCTGCATCAGTTTTGAACAATGTTCCGTTTGTCACAACCATTGAGGCAGCCGAAGCATCGGTACAGGCGATAGATTGTATCCGTCATCAGGAGTTCGGCGTCAAAAGCCTCCAGGAGTACGCCGCCTACCGCAACAAGTAA
- a CDS encoding tetratricopeptide repeat protein, which produces MGGEFDRAYALHMQGRFEDAFALYQSVLSRNPLHFDALHLSGVIAAQTGDLLRAAELIKRALEIDPRHIDALNNLGYVFRGLGRMESAIEMHDRALLLEPAHADHWYNRALALHDLARFEEAVGSFRKALSLKPDFADAWNMLGATLNALKSHEAALECYERSIALNPSTPAAHNNRGVALNDLERFAEGLRSCEQALALHAGDVTAWNNRAISLMGLDRHEEALASCMKAIELDQGSAEAWTLLGVALNYLKRYGEAIEAHDRALRLKPGNAKVYNNLSVALNGLNRFPEALSSCTKAIALNPDYSGAYINSGNALNGLGRYNEAIACYSRALEKEPDSIDARWNIGFNQLLVGNFREGWQNYEWRWKKREMKGNVREFSRPEWNGKDSLDGRTILLYSEQGLGDTIQFCRYAGVVRDMGATVTLQVQDALAVLLAGTLEGVTIISEDAEVPPCDFHLSLMSLPGVFNTVEQTIPADKNGYINADQIKVKKWQEVLGPRSIPRVGIVWSGCLTHGNDHNRSIPLSEFVSLLPEGFEYISLQKEVRESDREVLREHPGIVHFGEQLADFADTAALCELVDLVVSVDTSVAHLAGAMGRPVWILLPFNPDWRWLLKRDDSPWYPTARLFRQESPGEWERVMIAVREELLKRFSGC; this is translated from the coding sequence ATGGGAGGAGAATTCGACAGAGCCTATGCTCTTCACATGCAGGGCCGTTTTGAGGATGCATTCGCTCTTTACCAGAGTGTACTGAGTCGGAATCCCCTTCATTTCGATGCGTTGCATCTTTCGGGAGTGATTGCCGCCCAGACCGGTGACCTCCTTCGGGCAGCAGAGTTGATCAAACGGGCATTGGAAATAGATCCCCGGCATATCGATGCCTTGAACAACCTCGGCTATGTATTCAGGGGGCTTGGTCGCATGGAATCGGCGATCGAAATGCATGACAGGGCACTTCTGCTCGAACCTGCACATGCAGATCACTGGTATAACCGCGCTCTTGCCCTTCATGATCTTGCCCGCTTTGAAGAGGCTGTCGGGAGCTTCCGGAAGGCACTCTCCCTGAAGCCGGACTTCGCCGATGCATGGAATATGCTCGGGGCGACTCTCAATGCTCTGAAGAGTCATGAGGCAGCTCTGGAGTGTTATGAGCGGTCGATTGCACTGAACCCGTCAACTCCGGCAGCCCATAACAACAGGGGGGTTGCATTGAACGATCTCGAACGGTTTGCCGAAGGGCTGAGAAGTTGTGAGCAGGCTCTTGCTCTGCATGCAGGGGATGTTACCGCCTGGAATAACAGGGCAATCTCCCTGATGGGCCTTGATCGTCATGAGGAGGCACTTGCAAGTTGCATGAAGGCTATTGAACTGGATCAGGGGAGTGCTGAAGCGTGGACGCTTCTTGGCGTGGCGTTGAACTATCTGAAGCGCTACGGGGAGGCGATTGAGGCTCATGACCGTGCCTTGCGGTTGAAACCGGGAAATGCAAAGGTATACAACAATTTGTCGGTGGCATTGAATGGCCTGAACCGTTTCCCGGAAGCCCTTTCAAGCTGCACGAAGGCTATTGCACTTAACCCGGACTACAGCGGGGCATATATCAACAGCGGTAACGCATTGAATGGGCTCGGACGCTATAACGAAGCGATTGCATGCTATAGCAGGGCACTTGAAAAAGAGCCTGACAGTATTGATGCCCGCTGGAACATCGGTTTCAATCAGCTTCTTGTCGGTAATTTCCGGGAGGGTTGGCAGAACTATGAGTGGCGATGGAAAAAGAGAGAGATGAAGGGTAATGTCAGGGAGTTTTCTCGGCCCGAATGGAATGGAAAGGATTCACTGGATGGCCGAACCATTCTTCTCTACAGTGAGCAGGGTCTTGGCGATACGATCCAGTTCTGTCGCTATGCAGGAGTTGTCAGGGATATGGGGGCAACGGTCACTCTTCAGGTGCAGGATGCACTTGCAGTGCTGTTAGCAGGCACTCTTGAAGGGGTAACGATTATCAGTGAAGATGCGGAAGTTCCTCCCTGTGACTTTCATCTTTCACTTATGAGTCTTCCCGGGGTTTTCAATACCGTTGAGCAAACCATTCCTGCCGATAAAAACGGTTATATCAATGCTGATCAAATAAAAGTTAAGAAATGGCAGGAAGTTCTTGGCCCTCGTTCAATACCACGTGTTGGTATTGTCTGGAGTGGATGCTTAACCCATGGCAATGATCATAACCGGAGCATTCCGCTCTCTGAATTCGTCAGCCTGCTGCCGGAAGGATTCGAATATATAAGCCTCCAGAAAGAGGTGCGCGAGAGTGATAGAGAGGTGCTGCGCGAGCATCCAGGAATAGTGCATTTTGGTGAACAGCTTGCTGATTTTGCTGATACAGCGGCTCTCTGTGAGCTGGTCGATCTGGTGGTGAGTGTTGATACAAGTGTGGCGCATCTGGCAGGAGCGATGGGCCGACCGGTCTGGATTCTTCTGCCGTTCAATCCCGACTGGCGATGGCTGCTTAAGCGAGATGACAGCCCGTGGTACCCCACCGCCCGTCTTTTCCGTCAGGAGTCTCCCGGTGAATGGGAGCGTGTGATGATTGCTGTCAGGGAGGAGCTGCTTAAAAGATTTTCCGGATGCTGA
- a CDS encoding rubrerythrin family protein has protein sequence MPATLLKHLDESIKLELSLAKLYTLLHDQLSEDEDFWWQLAMEERGHASLLQQEKKQPQPMEFFPDNLLSKDLQSLIDTNEKISALIAAYSSVPPSRTAAFQAALDIELAAGESHFQHFLDSPTHSYSSNIFKQLNQEDRDHAERIRSYMKTNRIG, from the coding sequence ATGCCCGCTACACTTCTGAAACACCTTGACGAGTCAATAAAACTTGAGCTGAGCCTGGCAAAACTCTACACGCTGTTGCATGACCAGCTCTCCGAAGACGAGGATTTCTGGTGGCAGCTCGCCATGGAGGAGAGAGGGCACGCATCACTCCTTCAGCAGGAAAAAAAACAGCCTCAGCCGATGGAGTTCTTTCCGGACAATCTGCTCTCCAAAGACCTTCAGTCCCTTATTGATACCAACGAAAAAATTTCGGCTCTCATAGCAGCCTATTCGTCCGTACCGCCTTCAAGAACAGCAGCATTTCAGGCCGCACTTGACATTGAACTGGCCGCCGGAGAGTCCCATTTTCAGCACTTTCTCGACAGCCCGACACACTCCTACTCCTCAAATATTTTCAAGCAGCTCAACCAGGAGGATCGCGATCATGCCGAAAGAATCCGCAGCTACATGAAAACAAACCGGATAGGCTGA